From Solidesulfovibrio sp., the proteins below share one genomic window:
- the dinD gene encoding DNA damage-inducible protein D — MSPDEIENEHHRTFDEIRNEDEDGNEFWFARDLAPLLEYQQWRNFVQVIEKSKVSCQNSGQETKNHFAEVSKMVALGSGAKREVQDFKLSRYACYLIVQNGDPSKPVIALGQSYFALQTRRQEISDESSFRQLTEDERRLALRSEMTRHNKGLCAAAKDAGVFTGLDYAIF, encoded by the coding sequence ATGAGCCCTGACGAGATTGAGAATGAACACCACCGGACATTTGATGAAATTCGGAACGAGGACGAGGACGGGAACGAGTTCTGGTTTGCCAGAGATTTAGCCCCGTTGCTTGAGTATCAGCAATGGCGAAATTTCGTTCAAGTTATCGAAAAATCGAAAGTTTCTTGCCAGAATTCCGGACAGGAAACAAAGAACCATTTTGCTGAGGTCAGCAAAATGGTCGCGCTTGGTTCGGGGGCTAAGCGGGAAGTTCAAGACTTTAAATTGTCAAGGTATGCTTGCTACTTGATCGTCCAAAACGGCGATCCTTCGAAGCCAGTTATTGCTCTTGGCCAATCATACTTCGCTTTGCAGACGCGGCGTCAAGAAATAAGCGATGAGTCGTCCTTTAGACAACTAACAGAAGACGAGCGTCGCCTAGCATTGCGCTCTGAAATGACTCGGCATAACAAAGGATTGTGCGCAGCTGCAAAAGATGCAGGCGTTTTTACAGGTCTTGATTATGCAATATTCTAA